From Bacillus basilensis, a single genomic window includes:
- a CDS encoding DUF1456 family protein codes for MAMSNNDILKRVRYALDIKDIDMVEIFELGGMEVTKEDVVDMLTKIKRAPQHEAENDDVIEDEYVLTCDMMMLEAFLNGFITLKRGKQDPKPGQPAPVQSKESANNLLLKKMKIALSLTSEDVLDILDSVGVTVTKGELGALLRKKGHKNYKECGDRYARNFIKGLGVKYRG; via the coding sequence ATGGCAATGAGCAACAACGATATATTAAAAAGAGTAAGGTACGCTTTAGATATAAAAGATATAGATATGGTAGAAATCTTTGAACTTGGCGGGATGGAAGTAACGAAAGAAGACGTAGTTGATATGCTTACAAAAATAAAAAGAGCGCCTCAGCATGAAGCTGAAAATGATGATGTAATCGAAGATGAGTACGTATTAACATGCGACATGATGATGTTAGAGGCATTTTTAAATGGATTTATTACTTTAAAAAGAGGGAAGCAAGATCCGAAACCAGGACAACCGGCACCTGTACAGAGCAAGGAGAGTGCCAATAACCTTCTTCTAAAGAAGATGAAAATCGCACTATCATTAACGAGTGAGGATGTACTTGATATATTAGATAGCGTAGGTGTTACGGTAACAAAAGGAGAGTTAGGCGCTCTATTAAGAAAAAAAGGCCATAAAAATTACAAAGAGTGCGGCGATAGATACGCAAGGAATTTCATTAAGGGATTAGGTGTAAAGTATAGAGGGTAA
- the rlmD gene encoding 23S rRNA (uracil(1939)-C(5))-methyltransferase RlmD has translation MSTKMTPPVEKNEFIDVVFEDLTHDGAGVAKVKGYPIFVKNGLPGEEAQIKIIKVKKNFAFGRLMKLHTESPYRKDAECPVYNQCGGCQLQHLTYEGQLQAKEKQVRDVMQRIGGLSDVPVHPVLGMKNPWVYRNKAQVPIGEREGGLVAGFYRQGTHDIINMESCLIQAEENDTLIQEVKRICEKHGISAYNEERNKGILRHVMARYGQVTGEIMLVFITRTAELPNKKAIIEEIAAKFPEVKSIVQNVNPKRTNVIFGDTTTVLYGSEYIYDFIGDIKFAISARSFYQVNPEQTKVLYDKTLEYAKLDGNETVIDAYCGIGSISLFLAQKAKKVYGVEIVPEAIEDANRNAALNNMTNAEFGVGEAEVVIPKWYKEGVIADTMVVDPPRKGCDEALLNTIIDMKPKRVVYVSCNPATLARDLKVLEEGGYKTQEVQPVDMFPHTTHVECVAWLKLV, from the coding sequence ATGAGTACAAAAATGACGCCACCAGTTGAGAAAAACGAGTTTATAGATGTAGTATTTGAAGATTTAACACATGATGGTGCCGGTGTTGCGAAAGTAAAAGGATATCCTATTTTCGTTAAAAACGGATTACCAGGTGAAGAAGCCCAAATTAAAATTATTAAAGTGAAGAAAAACTTCGCGTTCGGTCGTTTAATGAAGCTTCATACAGAGAGCCCATATCGTAAAGATGCAGAATGCCCAGTGTACAATCAGTGCGGTGGTTGCCAGCTTCAGCACTTAACATATGAAGGGCAATTACAAGCGAAAGAAAAACAAGTACGTGACGTTATGCAGCGCATTGGCGGACTAAGCGATGTTCCTGTGCATCCTGTACTTGGCATGAAGAACCCATGGGTATACCGTAATAAAGCACAAGTACCAATCGGAGAACGTGAAGGCGGACTTGTAGCTGGTTTCTATCGTCAAGGAACGCATGACATCATTAATATGGAATCATGTTTAATTCAAGCAGAAGAGAACGATACATTAATTCAAGAAGTAAAACGTATTTGTGAAAAACACGGTATTTCGGCGTACAACGAAGAGCGTAACAAAGGAATACTTCGCCACGTAATGGCTCGTTACGGACAAGTAACAGGGGAAATCATGCTTGTCTTTATTACTCGTACAGCAGAATTGCCAAACAAAAAAGCAATCATTGAAGAAATTGCTGCGAAATTCCCAGAAGTAAAATCAATTGTTCAAAACGTAAACCCGAAACGTACAAATGTAATCTTCGGAGACACAACGACAGTACTGTACGGATCAGAATATATTTATGACTTTATCGGTGACATTAAATTTGCGATTTCAGCACGTTCATTCTATCAAGTAAATCCAGAACAAACGAAAGTGTTATACGATAAAACGTTAGAGTACGCAAAATTAGATGGTAACGAAACAGTAATTGATGCCTATTGTGGAATTGGATCAATCTCCTTATTCCTAGCACAAAAAGCGAAAAAAGTGTACGGCGTTGAAATCGTCCCAGAAGCAATCGAAGACGCAAATCGTAACGCAGCACTAAACAACATGACAAACGCTGAATTTGGCGTAGGAGAAGCAGAAGTAGTCATTCCAAAATGGTACAAAGAAGGCGTAATCGCTGACACAATGGTCGTAGATCCACCGCGTAAAGGCTGTGATGAAGCATTACTAAACACAATCATCGATATGAAACCAAAACGCGTCGTATACGTATCGTGTAACCCAGCAACATTAGCACGTGACTTAAAAGTACTAGAAGAAGGCGGATATAAAACGCAGGAAGTACAGCCTGTTGATATGTTCCCGCATACGACTCATGTAGAGTGTGTAGCTTGGCTTAAGTTGGTATAA
- a CDS encoding M48 family metallopeptidase has product MVHTYLGETIHFHITYKKKKSVRLFVDSYGNVEVQAPKGTPVEYLVQLLEEKWDWIQTTRKEMQERALGSQEKDYDQGEGFLYLGNTYPIQISQDASITQDNAVFEGDKLHIYVKELKDEKVQQALKRFYYKQCKSLVEKSIKAHQSNFKTKPRSIRITDSSRTWGTCDSNLQLTFNWKLAMAPQRVIDYVVVHEMCHMVHLNHDRSFWRLVGKIMPDYKEMENWLALSSWKMTV; this is encoded by the coding sequence ATGGTACATACATATTTAGGTGAGACAATTCATTTTCATATAACTTATAAAAAGAAAAAGTCTGTGCGTCTTTTTGTAGATTCGTACGGAAATGTGGAAGTGCAAGCTCCAAAAGGGACACCTGTTGAATACTTAGTCCAGTTGCTAGAGGAGAAGTGGGATTGGATTCAGACAACCCGTAAGGAAATGCAGGAGCGAGCGCTTGGATCACAGGAAAAGGATTACGATCAAGGAGAGGGCTTTCTATATTTAGGAAATACGTATCCGATACAAATTTCTCAAGATGCAAGCATTACGCAAGATAATGCAGTATTTGAGGGAGATAAGCTACATATTTATGTGAAAGAGCTTAAGGATGAGAAAGTACAGCAAGCTTTAAAACGATTTTACTATAAGCAGTGTAAGTCATTAGTAGAGAAGAGTATTAAAGCGCATCAAAGTAATTTCAAAACAAAACCACGCTCTATTCGTATTACAGATAGTAGTCGTACGTGGGGTACTTGTGATTCGAATTTACAACTAACATTCAATTGGAAGCTAGCGATGGCACCACAGCGAGTAATTGATTATGTAGTCGTTCACGAAATGTGCCATATGGTTCATTTAAATCATGATCGCTCTTTCTGGCGTCTTGTCGGGAAGATAATGCCTGATTATAAGGAAATGGAGAACTGGTTAGCGTTATCTAGTTGGAAGATGACGGTTTAG
- a CDS encoding tRNA-dihydrouridine synthase has product MIDNFWRDLPRPFFVLAPMEDVTDVVFRHVVSEAGRPDVFFTEFTNSDSYCHPEGMKSVRGRLIFTEDEQPMVAHIWGDNPEYFRQMSIGMAELGFKGIDINMGCPVPNVASRGKGSGLILRPDVAAELIQAAKAGGLPVSVKTRLGFKELSEWEDWLTHIFKQDIANLSIHLRTREEMSQVDAHWELIPEIKKLRDRIAPNTLLTINGDIPDRKTGLELAEKYGIDGVMIGRGIFKNPFAFEKEPREHSSKEHLDLLRLQLDLQDQYAEVLPRSITGLHRFFKIYVKGFPGAAELRNQLMSTKSTDEVRTLLDKFEANVNVVEGSETV; this is encoded by the coding sequence ATGATAGATAATTTTTGGCGTGATTTACCACGACCATTTTTCGTACTTGCACCAATGGAAGATGTGACAGACGTTGTTTTCCGTCACGTAGTAAGTGAGGCTGGTCGTCCAGATGTATTCTTTACAGAGTTCACAAACTCGGATAGCTATTGTCATCCAGAAGGTATGAAAAGTGTACGTGGCCGTTTAATTTTTACAGAAGATGAACAACCGATGGTAGCACATATTTGGGGAGATAACCCTGAATATTTCCGTCAAATGAGTATTGGTATGGCGGAACTAGGATTTAAAGGCATCGATATTAACATGGGCTGCCCTGTACCGAACGTAGCATCAAGGGGAAAAGGTAGTGGCCTTATTCTACGTCCAGACGTTGCGGCAGAACTGATTCAAGCAGCAAAAGCAGGCGGACTACCTGTCAGCGTAAAAACAAGACTTGGCTTTAAAGAGTTAAGCGAGTGGGAAGATTGGTTAACGCATATTTTCAAACAAGATATCGCAAACCTTTCTATTCACTTACGTACAAGAGAAGAAATGAGTCAAGTGGATGCGCACTGGGAGCTAATTCCGGAAATTAAAAAATTACGTGATCGTATTGCACCAAATACGCTTCTAACAATAAACGGAGATATCCCTGACCGTAAAACAGGGCTGGAGCTTGCTGAAAAATACGGCATAGATGGCGTAATGATTGGACGAGGCATTTTCAAAAATCCATTTGCTTTTGAAAAAGAACCAAGAGAGCATAGTAGTAAAGAACATCTAGATCTTTTAAGGCTACAGCTTGATCTTCAAGATCAATATGCAGAAGTATTACCACGCTCTATCACAGGACTACATCGCTTCTTCAAAATTTATGTAAAAGGCTTCCCTGGAGCTGCTGAACTAAGAAATCAATTGATGAGCACGAAGTCGACTGATGAAGTGCGTACATTGCTTGATAAGTTTGAGGCGAATGTTAATGTGGTAGAAGGTAGTGAAACGGTGTAA
- a CDS encoding NupC/NupG family nucleoside CNT transporter gives MQYVMSIIGILVVLGLCFALSNNKSKINFRAIAIMIGFQILIGWFMFGTKIGQQIIIFIGKVFNKLIKLGTTGVDFLFNGIQRDFVFFLNVLLIIVFFSALLSIFSYLGVLPFIVRVVGGAISKITGLPRVESFHAVNSVFFGSSEALIVIKNDLQHFNKNRMFIICCSAMSSVSASVTASYVMMLDAKYVLAALPLNLFSSLIVCSLLTPVDTKKEDEVIQKFDRTLFGDSFIGAMINGALDGLKVAGIVAALMIAFIGVMEVVNYVISAASGAMGYAVTLQQIFGYILAPFAFLMGIPTQDIIPAGGIMGTKIVLNEFVAILDLKDVASTLSPRTVGIVTVFLISFASISQIGAIVGTIRALSEKQGSIVSKFGWKMLFASTLASILSATIAGLFI, from the coding sequence ATGCAATATGTAATGAGCATTATCGGTATTCTTGTCGTTTTAGGTTTATGTTTTGCTTTGTCAAACAACAAAAGTAAAATCAACTTCCGTGCAATTGCTATTATGATTGGTTTCCAAATTTTAATCGGTTGGTTTATGTTTGGCACAAAGATTGGTCAACAAATCATTATTTTCATTGGTAAAGTTTTCAACAAACTAATTAAGCTTGGTACGACAGGTGTCGATTTTCTCTTTAATGGAATTCAAAGAGATTTTGTCTTTTTCTTAAACGTACTATTAATTATCGTATTTTTCTCAGCACTACTTTCTATCTTTAGTTATTTAGGTGTTTTACCATTCATCGTTCGCGTTGTCGGCGGTGCAATTTCAAAAATCACTGGTTTACCACGCGTTGAATCATTCCACGCAGTAAACTCTGTATTCTTCGGTTCAAGTGAAGCGTTAATCGTTATTAAAAATGATTTACAGCATTTTAACAAAAACCGTATGTTTATCATTTGTTGTTCTGCAATGAGTTCAGTTTCTGCTTCTGTTACAGCATCATACGTAATGATGTTAGATGCAAAATATGTACTAGCAGCTCTTCCACTAAACTTATTCTCAAGCTTAATTGTTTGTTCGTTATTAACACCTGTTGATACGAAGAAAGAAGATGAAGTGATTCAAAAATTTGATAGAACTTTATTCGGAGACAGTTTTATCGGCGCAATGATTAACGGTGCGCTTGACGGCTTAAAAGTAGCAGGTATCGTTGCTGCATTAATGATCGCCTTCATCGGTGTGATGGAAGTTGTCAACTACGTAATTAGCGCCGCTTCAGGTGCAATGGGATATGCTGTTACGTTACAACAAATCTTCGGTTATATACTTGCTCCATTCGCATTCTTAATGGGTATTCCAACTCAAGATATTATCCCAGCTGGTGGTATTATGGGTACGAAGATTGTATTAAACGAATTTGTAGCAATCCTTGATTTAAAAGATGTTGCATCAACATTATCTCCACGTACAGTTGGAATCGTTACAGTATTCTTAATTAGCTTCGCAAGTATTAGCCAAATTGGTGCGATTGTCGGTACAATCCGTGCCCTTTCTGAAAAACAAGGAAGCATCGTTTCTAAATTCGGCTGGAAAATGTTATTTGCATCAACACTTGCTTCTATTTTATCTGCAACAATCGCTGGATTGTTTATTTAA